The Kribbella amoyensis genomic sequence AAGACGTACGGCGTCGTGAAGCGGCCGCAGTACGCCTACAGCACGTACTGGATCCGCAAGGACTGGCTGGACAAGCTCGGCCTGAGTGTTCCGAAGACGACGGACGACCTGTTCGCGGTCGCCAGCGCCTTCACCAGCAAGGACCCGGACGGGAACGGCAAGCCGGACACGTACGGGATCACCGGCGGCAAGGACGGCGATCCGTGGGCACCGCTGTGGGGCGGGTTCGGGACCGGTGGGCCCGGCGCGGCGTACGTCGAGGACGGCAAGATCGTCAACGGCTACCAGGACCCGGACACCAAGACCGCGCTGGAGTACATCGCCAAGCTCGTCAGCGCGAAGGTGGTCGATCCCGACTTCCTCAGCAGCACCCTCGCCCAGGCGCAGGAGAGTGCCATGCAGGGCAAAGCGGGCATCATCTGTCAGAGCTGGCCGCAGATGACCAAGCCGGAGTTCACCGCGTCCGCGAAGAAGGCCCAGCCCGACGCGCAGTGGATCCAGCTCGCGCCGCTGTCCGGGCCGGGCGGTCCGGGGAAGATGGCCTACGACGAGAACTTCGCCTCGATCTACGCGATCCCGGCCAAGGTCGCCAAGGACGAGGCGAAGCTCAAGAACATCATGAAGTTCATCGAGTACGTCTCGGGTGAGACCGGCAACCGGCTGGTGTCGTACGGGATCGAGGGCACCCACTACACCGTGGCCGACGGCAAGGTGAAGGCGACGCCGAAGCTGGCGACCGACGGTGGCTGGTTCTGGCTCTACCAGGTCACCGGGCGGGACGAGGGCGAGTACCTCGGGATCAAGTTCACCGCCCAGAAGAAGGAGATCGACTTCGCCGCGAAGCAGCCGCTGCTGGACACCTATCAGAGCCTGGTGGTCAGTCCGGACGGATACAACCAGGTCGACGCCGACCGGTACTCGAACGAGCAGCTGGTCCAGTTCATCAGCGGGAAGAAGCCGCTCTCGCAGTACGACGCCTTCGTCAGCGACCTGACCAACAAGTTCGGCTACGGCAAGTACATCGAGGGTGCGGAGCAGCAACTCACCGACCTCGGACTGGCCAAGTGAGCTGAGCTCACGGAAGGGGATGTCCTGATGGAACGTGCCGGCAGTCCGAGCCCGTTGCAGCTGGTCAAACGCACGCTGCCCGAACTGAACGGTGCGATGCAGCGGGTCGCCGAGCACATCCTGGCGAACCCGGACGAGGTCGCGCGCGGCTCGATCACCAAGCTGGCCGAGACCGCGCGCACCTCGGCCGCCACGGTCACCCGCCTGTCGACCCAGCTCGGGTACGCCGGGTACCCGGCGCTGCGGGCCGCCCTGGCGATGGAGGTCGGCCGCGGTCTGGAGGCCGGCTGGGCGAGCGACATCGGGTCGGCGATCGGCCCGGCGGATCCGCCCGAGCAGGTCCTCAACGTGCTCGCGTCCACCCAGGCGAACGCGTTGCGGAACGCGTTGGCCGCGATCGACCTGACAGCGGTGACCCGGGTCGCGGACGCGATCGCGGGCGCCCGGCGGACCCACATCTACGGTGAGTGGGGCGACGCGATCCCGGCCCGCGAGCTGTACATCCGGTTGCTGCGGATCGGGATCCCGGTGTGGTTCTTCGACGGTCCACAGTCCTCGCAGATCGGCGCCGGGCTGCTCGGCGAGGGCGACGTCGCGCTGACGGTGATCCGGTCGGGACACGACACGACGGCGCTCGATTTCGTCCAGCGGTCGCAGGCTGCCGGAGCGTTGACGGTCGCCATCACCGGCGTCGTCGCCTCACCGCTGGCGCGGCAGGCCGACGTCACTCTCGACACCGGTACGGCGGTCGGCGGGACCTGGACCGAGTTCTTCGCCGGCCGCGCGAGTGACGTACTGACAGCCGGTCTGTTGTTCGTGCTGGTCGCCCAGCGGGTGCCCGATCACCTGACCGCCAACGCGCCGAACGGGCCCGGGCTGCCCGTCGTCCGTCCCGACCGCTGAAGGGCTTCTGATGGCGATGTTCGACTTTCCGCTCGACAAGCTCCGCGAGTACCGGCCTGACGTGGCCGCGCCCGCCGACCTGGTCGAGTTCTGGCGCGGCTCGATCGAGAAGGCGCGTACCGACGACCTGTCCGCCACGTTCACCGAGATCGACAACAAGCTCGCGGTGATCGACACCTACGACGTCACCTACGCCGGCTTCGGCGGCTCGCCCGTGAAGGGCTGGCTGCACGTCCCGGCCGGTGCCACCGGACCGCTGCCGACGATCGTCCAGTACCACGGCTACTCCGGCGGCCGGGGTCTGCCGCATGCGATCAACTTCTGGGCCCAGGCCGGCTACGCCCACTTCGTCACCGATACCCGCGGTCAGGGCTGGACGTCGGGCGGAAGCGGTACTCCGGACGACAGCGCGGACGCCGGCCTGAACCACGTGCCGGGGTTCCTGACCGCGGGGATCACGGACCCGGAGACGTACTACTACCGCCGCGTGTACATCGACGCGGTCCGAGCGCTCGAGGCCGCGCGGACGTCCCCGTTCGTGGATCCGGACCGGCTGGTCGTGGCGGGTGTCAGCCAAGGCGGCGGTATCGCGATCGCCGCCGCCGGGTTGGCCCCGCTGGCCGGGATCGACCTGCGCGGCTGCGCTCCCGACGTACCGTTCCTGTGCCATTTCCAGCGGGCCGTGCAGCTCACTGATCACGGTCGCTACCACGAGATCGCCCAGTACCTGAAGGGTTTCCGGCACCAGGCCGGCCCGGTGCTGGACACCCTGAGCTATTTCGACGGCGTCAATCTCGGCCGGCTGGCCACCGCCCCCGCATTGTTCTCGGTCGCGCTGATGGACGCGAACTGTCCGCCCTCGACAGTGTTCGCCGCCTACAACCACTACGGAAACGAGCAGAAGGACATCAAGGTCTATCCCTACAACGGACACGAGGGCGGGCAGGCGTACCAGCAGGAAGCACAGCTCGACTGGTTCTCGAACATCTTCGCAACGCCCACGAAGTGAGGAGAAAGATGAGAACGAGATGGTTCGCAGCAGCACTGACAGGAACGGTGGGAGCCCTCCTGGCGGGTTCTCTCACCCTTCCGGCGCAGGCTGCCGGCGCGACGTACTACGTGTCGCCCACCGGCAGCGACAGCAACAGCGGCTTGTCACCCACCGAGGCCTGGAAGACGGTCGCCAAGGTCAACAGCTCCACGTACCCACAAGGCAGCCTGATCTCCTTCGAAGGCGGCGCGACGTTCACCGGTTGCCTGGTCTTCAATGCCACGAACGTCCCGGTGTCGGCGCCGTCGGTACCGTTCCGGGTCGCGTCGTACGGCACCGGAAAGGCCACGATCAGCTCCAACTGCACCGGTGACTACTCCGCGGCCGTCACCGCGGACGCGGTCAACGGTTTCCAGCTGAACAACGTGAAACTGGTCAACGGCGGTACGACGGCCGCCGGTGTGCTGCTGCAGAATCAGACATCGTCGACCGCGACCAGCGGCCTGCAGATCAACAACGCGGACATCTCGGGCTTCGCCACACCGAGCGGCAGCAGCAGTACCTTCGGCGGGCAGATCATGGTGCTCGGCTACGCGGTCAACGGGAACTCCGGGCCGTTGAACGACGTACAGATCGTCAACAACAAGCTGTACGGCGCCGGCGTGACGTCGAACGCCGGACCGGGCGTCTACGGCTGGGGCTCCGGCGTGAACATCAGCAACGTCCGGGTCGAGGGCAACACCGTGTACAACCTCGGGATGGCGCCGAACTCGACCGGCGCCGCGATCACCGCGAACGGCTGGAACGGCGCGCTGATCCAGCGCAACATCGTCCACGACATCGGCGCGAACGTGACGTCCTGCGGCGGCACCAGCGGCATCATGTCGTACACGTCCAACAACATCACGATCCGGAACAACGAGGTGTACAAGGTCCAGCCGGTGCCCGCGTACACGGCCGCCTGCGACTGGGACGGCATCGACCTCGACGGTGGTACGACGAATTCGCTCGTCGAGTACAACTACACCCACGACAACGCGGGCAGCGGGCTGCTCGCCTATACGTCGACCGTCGGATCGCGCGTGTGGGGACCGAACACCTACCGGTACAACATCTCGCAGAACGACGACTGGGCGCTCGCACAGGGCGGCCTGATGGACGTCGTACCGGCCGCGCCGAAGAACGCGCTGTCGATCTACGGCAACACGTTCTTCAGCAACAAGGACCAGAGCGCGAACAAGAAGCAGGGCGCCAGTGCCTGCTTCAACTTCGGCTACAGCACCGGGGTCTGGGCGGCCGGCTCGCAGATCAAGGACAACATCTGCTACTTGGCGAACCGGAACAGCTTCGGCAAGACCGGCCAGCTGTACTACAACCCGTACAACCAGACCGGGATGACACTGGCGAACAACCTGTACTACGGGACGAACACCGGCGGCTGGCGCTGGGGCGGCACGACGTACGCCACCTTCGCGGCCTGGCAGGCCGCCGGAGTGGAGACCGCCGCCGTGTGGGGCGACCCGCTGTTCACCTCGCCAGGTGGTGGCGGCACCTGCACCTGGTCGCCGCCGTCCGGTACCGGGCCGCAGCCCTGTCCGCAGGCCTACACCCTCAAGCCAGGCTCCCCCGCGATCGGAGCAGGCACACCGGTCTCCGGCAACAGCGGCGTGGACTACTACGGCTCCCCGATCCCCAACCCACCCAACATCGGCGCCGACGCCGGATAACTCCTGACTCAGGCGACGACCTGAGCATCGGCTCCCCCGCCAGGGAGCCGATGCTCAGGAACCGAAGCGGTATCAACCGCGGTTGTAGGGCTGCGCCGCCTCCTTGCTGCCGGCGACCCTCAGGTTACGGAAGTCGGAACGGAACGTCGCGCCCGGCTGGTAGTCCTTGTACATGCCGAACTTGACCTTGAACTCGTTCTTGAAGGAGTCGTTCTGGCAGATGGAACGCGTCGCGTAGCCGAAGTACTCCTCCCGCTCGAAGAGCTTCTGCTCGACGCCTGTCGCCGTCTTGTGCCAGACCGCGATACGGCCCTTGGGCCCGCCGGGGTGGTAGGGCTCCACGTTGTACTTGATGACGAAGGAGTGCCACTCGTTGGGGACGAGTGGCTGGGTCGCCATGGATACGTCGTAGTTCGTGTCGGGGTCCTCGCCCCGGCGCACGAACTGGAGGTTGTGCCCGTTGCCGGCACCGGACTGGATACGCACGCCGCCGAACGGGTTCGCGGTGCATTGCCACAGCTGCAGCACGTACGCCCCGCTGCCCGTCACGTCGTCGACGCCCAAGGGGATGCGAACGTCGAACCCGACCCACACGTTGGTGTGGAACGGCAGGTTCCACCCCGTCGCCAGCTCCGTGCGGTCCCGGAGGGTATTTCCAGCAGCGTCCTTCCAGGTGTTCTTGGCGGGGTCCTCGACGATGGCGCCGTCGTACTCGAAGTCCTTGTCCGTGCGGAACGTCAACGCCCGCGGGTCGGTCCCGGTGGTCTGGGGTGCCTGCCCCGCTCCCTGACACTTGCCTTGAAGAAAGTCGTCGCTGTCCCTGTAGTTGCCGCCCTGGCCGATCTCCGGACTGCAGCCAATGGGGTTCTCGATCGTCCAGCTCGAACCGGCGATACCCACCGAGTAGTTGGGCACCGCGGTTGTTGCCGCGTCAGCGGTTCGTGCGTTCGTCACTGCGGCGAAACCCAGCGAAGCGCTCAGGGTCGCCGCCACAGTGAGAGCCATCGTCTGTCTAGCACGTCGACTCGGGGCCGAGATCTGCATCTGTGTCCTCCCATGCTTTGAGGGGAAATGCTTCGTTCGCCCGCGACATCTCGTGAACATCGCGGGGTTCCTTCCGATGGTCGAGCCCACGAGAACCGCTCAGGTCGGGATGTGTTCCATGGCTGCGGTCGACGGGATCTCGGGGGCGGGCAGGTCTTGCCTTCGCAGGGTTTCCGCCAAGGCTTTGAGGCTCGGGGTCTGATAGACGGCGGCGGCTTCGTCGGCGAGCCAGAGAGCGGTTCGGTCGAGGTCCGAGGGCTGCCGGGGCCAGATCCAACGACGGTCGTCGGTGGCGTGGCCGGCCCAGAAGTGGAACGCGTCGCGGAGACTGCCGAAGCCGGGTTCGGCGGGCGCGTTCCAGAGGTCTCGGCCTTCAGCGGCTGCGACTCGGCAGCAGACGGCGAAGGCTCGTAGACAGTAGATGGTGTAGAGCAACGAGTCGGGACGAGCCAGTTCCCTCGGGAGCGAGCCGCCGGCCGCGATGTGGCGCAGCCGGATGCCGAACCGATCGAGAATCTCGGTGAGCGCGGTCCGATCGCCCACGAACTGCAGATAGCGCAGTACCTGCGCGTCCCACCAGACGCCGTGGTTGTTGGTCATCCGTTCTTCCTGCCGACCGAGTTCGCTCGACCGCATCCAGTCGGTCAACTCGGCGAACCAGTTCTGCAGGAGCGGGAGGCCCTCGGTGAATCGTCCGGCCTTCACCAGCAGGTCGACGTGATCCAGGAGGTCGGTCAGGAACGTCGTCTCGATCTGCCCGATCGCCGCACCGTCGTGCTGACCGGGCAGCGCGGCAGCGTGAGCGAGGTTGGGGCGCATCGCGGTCGCCGGGTCCAGGAACCAGCGTTCGAGACGTGCCTCCGCGGCGTCGGCGTAGCGGGCCTCGCCGGTCAGGACGTGGGCCTGCACCAGGGTGGTGACGGCCGCGGCCGTGTGCCGGAACCGCCGTTTGTCGTAGCGGTCGCTCCACGCGTCCGGGTTCCGTTGGCCGTCGACCCTGATGTACGGCAGACCGTCGGCCGTCTCCGGATTCGGCCAGGAGTAGTTGCCGACCGAGTAGTAGTCGTGGGCGCCTCCGGCCCAGTCCGACGGCTCCCGGTCGAGGATGGAATACGACCGCTCGGCCAGGAACTCGTCGGCCCGGCTCACCAGCTGCCGGCTCACTTGGGTCCCGCCTCCGAGAAGGCCTGCTCGAACTCGGCCCGGATCTTGTCGCCGCCGCCGTTGCGCCACTTGGTCACGGCCGCCTTCCAGCTCGAGACGGGTGCGCGGCCGGCCAGGATGCCGTTCCGGGTATCGGTCAGGTCCTTGCCCAGCTGCAGACCCTTGGCCGCGTCGGTCTCGGAGTACAGGCCCTGGGTCGGATCAGGGGCGAGAATCGGCAGCGCGGCCTCCTGGTAGTCGAAGCGCGCCTGGGCGACATCGCGCCGGCCCGGGTCGTAGATGGCCAGGGTCGGTCCGGAGACGTACCCGAACGGCACCAGCCGCAGATTCTGGCCACGCGAGTTCAGGATCGGGTCCTTGCCCTCGAAGGTGAACGTCTGGCCCTCGATCCCGAAGTTGCGCAGGAGGTACTCGGAAGATCCGAACGGCGCGGCGAGCCAATCGAGGACCCGGAGCACCTCGCGGACCCGGTCCGGTTCGGCCTGGGTGACAGCGGTGAACGCCTGCGCCGCACTCCCCCGAGGATGGACGGGCTTGCTCGCCGCGTCGTAGCCGAACATCGGCAGCGACCCGAGCTTGAAGCCCGGCACCTCGGCTCCCCACATCTCGTACTTGCTCCAGCCGGCGTACCCGCCGAAGACGATCGGCGTGGTTCCGTTGGTGAACCAGTCGTTGCGCTGGTTGTTGGACGCCACCAGGCCGTCCGGATGGAAGACGCCGGCGTCGGCCAGCTCGCGGGTGTCGGCCAGCGCCTTCTCGTACTCCTCGAGCTCGATGTTGGAGGTGAACTTCCCGCCGTCCTCGCGCCAGCTGCCGGGGATGCCCATGGACGCTGCGATCATGGTCAGGGTGCTGCCCGGATCGCCGCAGGCCCAGCGGGACTTGCGCTCGTTGGTCAGCCCCTTCAGCAGTGCCTTGAACTCGCCGATGTTCTTGGGCTGCGCGGGCAGTCCGGTACCGGCGATGAGGTCGGCGCGGATCCAGGCGACCGACGGGATCGGTACCCGGGCGATCGGTACGCCCCACAGGGCGTTGCCGTACACGGTCTTGCGCCACGAGTCCGTGGACAGACCCGCCAGGTTCGGATAGTCCTTGACGGCATCGCCCGACAAGTACTCGGTCAAGTCGGTGAACTTTGCCTTCAGCAACGCGGGCAACTGCTGCACCGAGCCGTAGATCGACACCAGGTCGGGCAGGTCTCCGCCGGCCACGGTCGTCGCGAACCGTTGAGCGTAGTCGGCCGCCGGAGCGTAGGTGATGTCGAGCTTTCCACCGAGTCGCTTGTCGACCTCCTGCCACAGCGGATTGTCGGACTTGCCGGGCGCCACCGGGTCGAAGGTGTAGGTGAGGGCGGAGATCTGGCCACCCGACAGCGGAGGCTTGCTGACCGACGCGACTGGATTCGGCGGGTACTCGAAGTACCCGCTCATGCCGAGCGGGCTCGCGCTCTTCAGCGCGGGTTCGACGCTCCCGGCCTGGGCGTACGTCGGGAGAATCTCCGCTCCGATGCGGCCGGAGGTCCCCGTCGTCGTCTTGGCGGAGCAGCCGAGAGCCGATCCGGCAGCTCCGGCGACGGCTGCCGCGGACAGCCCTTTGAGCAATGTACGGCGCGAAAACGCGTCCATGGTTACGGTTCCCTCCTCATGGTGGGCGTCCGGTCGATCAGCCTTTGACGGCGCCGATCAGAAGTCCCTTGCTGAAGTGCTTCTGGATGAACGGGTAGATGATCAGGATCGGGATGACGGACATCACCAGAATCGCCATCTGGATCGATGCCTGGGGTGGCAGTGACTCGGTCGACGCCGAGAGCTCGTCGGTACCGAGCGGCGTCTGGTTCACGACGAACGTTCGCAGCACCAGCTGCAACGGCCACTTCTCCGGCGACGGCAGGTAGAGCAGGGCCGAGAAGAACGCGTTCCAGTAGGCGACCGCGTAGAACAGGCCGACCACCGCGACGACGGCCTTCGAGAGCGGCAGGACGATGAAGGTGAGGATCCGGAGTTCGCCGGCCCCGTCGAGCTTCGCCGACTCGGTCAGCTCATCGGGCAGCTCGAGGAAGAAGGACCGCATCACGATCACGTTGAAGGCGTTGACCACCACCGGCAGGATCAACGCCGCCAGGTTGTCGATCAGGCCGAGCTGTTTGACGATCAGGTACATCGGGATCATGCCCGGATTGAACAAGAGGGTGAACAGTGTCATCAGCAGGATCGGCTTGTGCATCAGCGATCCCGGCCGCGACAGGGCGTACGCGAGCATGATGGTGCAGGCCAGCGACAGGAGAGTGCCGATGGCGGTGACCGCGACCGACACGGTGAGGGCCCGTGTCACCACTCCGCCCGACAGGACGGCCCGGTACGCCGCGAGCGACGGCTCGCTGGTGAAGAGGACGAGTCCACCGCGCGCGCTGATGTCGCGTTGCGGCGCCAGACTCGTCATCACGACGGCGACGAACGGGACGATCACCGCGAGGCAGGCGGCGGTCAGCAGGACACCGCGCGCCGCGGTCGCCCAGCGCGGCTGCCGTCCCATCCAGGCAGGCCGATCGTTCGGCGCCGGTTGACGGTTGCGCCGAGCCCGGCGTTCGGCGGTGGTCTCCAGTAGTCCGGTCATTTCGAGTACACCCCCCGCTCCCCCATCGCGTGGGCGAGCCGGTTCGCCCCGAGGACGAGAACCACGCCGACGACGCCCTTCACCAAGCCGACCGCGGCCGAGACACCCCAGTTCCCGCCGATGATCCCGTTGTTGTACACGTAGGTGTCGAGCACTTCGGAAGCCTGCGCGCCGACCGGACCCTGCTGCAGGAGGATCTGCTCGAAGCCGACCGTGAGCGAATCACCCAGCCGCAGGATCAGCAGCAGGACGATCACGGGCCGGATCGCGGGCAGCGTGACGTGCCACAGTTGCCGAAGCGGGCCGGCCCGGTCGATCGCCGCCGCCTCGTACAGGTTCAGGTCGACCTTGGACAGCGCGGCCAGGAAGATGATGGTCGACCAGCCGGTGTCCTTCCAGATCACCTGCGACGTGATCAGCAGTTTGAACAGCTCCGGTACGCCGATGATCTGGAAGGTTCCCAGGTCCGCGGAACGCAGCCACTCGTTCAGCATTCCGCCGTTGCCGAACATCTGCTGGAACAACGCCACGACGATGACCCAGGACAGGAAG encodes the following:
- a CDS encoding extracellular solute-binding protein, which translates into the protein MDAFSRRTLLKGLSAAAVAGAAGSALGCSAKTTTGTSGRIGAEILPTYAQAGSVEPALKSASPLGMSGYFEYPPNPVASVSKPPLSGGQISALTYTFDPVAPGKSDNPLWQEVDKRLGGKLDITYAPAADYAQRFATTVAGGDLPDLVSIYGSVQQLPALLKAKFTDLTEYLSGDAVKDYPNLAGLSTDSWRKTVYGNALWGVPIARVPIPSVAWIRADLIAGTGLPAQPKNIGEFKALLKGLTNERKSRWACGDPGSTLTMIAASMGIPGSWREDGGKFTSNIELEEYEKALADTRELADAGVFHPDGLVASNNQRNDWFTNGTTPIVFGGYAGWSKYEMWGAEVPGFKLGSLPMFGYDAASKPVHPRGSAAQAFTAVTQAEPDRVREVLRVLDWLAAPFGSSEYLLRNFGIEGQTFTFEGKDPILNSRGQNLRLVPFGYVSGPTLAIYDPGRRDVAQARFDYQEAALPILAPDPTQGLYSETDAAKGLQLGKDLTDTRNGILAGRAPVSSWKAAVTKWRNGGGDKIRAEFEQAFSEAGPK
- a CDS encoding heparin lyase I family protein, translated to MQISAPSRRARQTMALTVAATLSASLGFAAVTNARTADAATTAVPNYSVGIAGSSWTIENPIGCSPEIGQGGNYRDSDDFLQGKCQGAGQAPQTTGTDPRALTFRTDKDFEYDGAIVEDPAKNTWKDAAGNTLRDRTELATGWNLPFHTNVWVGFDVRIPLGVDDVTGSGAYVLQLWQCTANPFGGVRIQSGAGNGHNLQFVRRGEDPDTNYDVSMATQPLVPNEWHSFVIKYNVEPYHPGGPKGRIAVWHKTATGVEQKLFEREEYFGYATRSICQNDSFKNEFKVKFGMYKDYQPGATFRSDFRNLRVAGSKEAAQPYNRG
- a CDS encoding alginate lyase family protein, translated to MSRQLVSRADEFLAERSYSILDREPSDWAGGAHDYYSVGNYSWPNPETADGLPYIRVDGQRNPDAWSDRYDKRRFRHTAAAVTTLVQAHVLTGEARYADAAEARLERWFLDPATAMRPNLAHAAALPGQHDGAAIGQIETTFLTDLLDHVDLLVKAGRFTEGLPLLQNWFAELTDWMRSSELGRQEERMTNNHGVWWDAQVLRYLQFVGDRTALTEILDRFGIRLRHIAAGGSLPRELARPDSLLYTIYCLRAFAVCCRVAAAEGRDLWNAPAEPGFGSLRDAFHFWAGHATDDRRWIWPRQPSDLDRTALWLADEAAAVYQTPSLKALAETLRRQDLPAPEIPSTAAMEHIPT
- a CDS encoding acetylxylan esterase: MAMFDFPLDKLREYRPDVAAPADLVEFWRGSIEKARTDDLSATFTEIDNKLAVIDTYDVTYAGFGGSPVKGWLHVPAGATGPLPTIVQYHGYSGGRGLPHAINFWAQAGYAHFVTDTRGQGWTSGGSGTPDDSADAGLNHVPGFLTAGITDPETYYYRRVYIDAVRALEAARTSPFVDPDRLVVAGVSQGGGIAIAAAGLAPLAGIDLRGCAPDVPFLCHFQRAVQLTDHGRYHEIAQYLKGFRHQAGPVLDTLSYFDGVNLGRLATAPALFSVALMDANCPPSTVFAAYNHYGNEQKDIKVYPYNGHEGGQAYQQEAQLDWFSNIFATPTK
- a CDS encoding MurR/RpiR family transcriptional regulator, encoding MERAGSPSPLQLVKRTLPELNGAMQRVAEHILANPDEVARGSITKLAETARTSAATVTRLSTQLGYAGYPALRAALAMEVGRGLEAGWASDIGSAIGPADPPEQVLNVLASTQANALRNALAAIDLTAVTRVADAIAGARRTHIYGEWGDAIPARELYIRLLRIGIPVWFFDGPQSSQIGAGLLGEGDVALTVIRSGHDTTALDFVQRSQAAGALTVAITGVVASPLARQADVTLDTGTAVGGTWTEFFAGRASDVLTAGLLFVLVAQRVPDHLTANAPNGPGLPVVRPDR
- a CDS encoding extracellular solute-binding protein, with product MYRSAVAVVLGSALLLTACSSGEGSGDGAADTEVSVSEISFGATPPKDDVIGEALKKDLGLDIKLNAVGSSDDYYAQLSASLAGGDAPDLFQVDRSRLQQFVKQGLVLDLTKYLDTDLKQYTSFVGKDQMKAAILDGKTYGVVKRPQYAYSTYWIRKDWLDKLGLSVPKTTDDLFAVASAFTSKDPDGNGKPDTYGITGGKDGDPWAPLWGGFGTGGPGAAYVEDGKIVNGYQDPDTKTALEYIAKLVSAKVVDPDFLSSTLAQAQESAMQGKAGIICQSWPQMTKPEFTASAKKAQPDAQWIQLAPLSGPGGPGKMAYDENFASIYAIPAKVAKDEAKLKNIMKFIEYVSGETGNRLVSYGIEGTHYTVADGKVKATPKLATDGGWFWLYQVTGRDEGEYLGIKFTAQKKEIDFAAKQPLLDTYQSLVVSPDGYNQVDADRYSNEQLVQFISGKKPLSQYDAFVSDLTNKFGYGKYIEGAEQQLTDLGLAK
- a CDS encoding ABC transporter permease gives rise to the protein MSSGIKVRPRSGADPGAPAARETRVRGQLATRWHRDRVLLLLAIPGVVVLVVFHYLPLLGNVIAFQDYQPFLGISGSDFVGLSNFSVIFNGDPEFLNALVNTLIITMVQVLFVFPLPIALALVLNTMLNERAKRLTQSILYLPHFLSWVIVVALFQQMFGNGGMLNEWLRSADLGTFQIIGVPELFKLLITSQVIWKDTGWSTIIFLAALSKVDLNLYEAAAIDRAGPLRQLWHVTLPAIRPVIVLLLILRLGDSLTVGFEQILLQQGPVGAQASEVLDTYVYNNGIIGGNWGVSAAVGLVKGVVGVVLVLGANRLAHAMGERGVYSK
- a CDS encoding right-handed parallel beta-helix repeat-containing protein, coding for MRTRWFAAALTGTVGALLAGSLTLPAQAAGATYYVSPTGSDSNSGLSPTEAWKTVAKVNSSTYPQGSLISFEGGATFTGCLVFNATNVPVSAPSVPFRVASYGTGKATISSNCTGDYSAAVTADAVNGFQLNNVKLVNGGTTAAGVLLQNQTSSTATSGLQINNADISGFATPSGSSSTFGGQIMVLGYAVNGNSGPLNDVQIVNNKLYGAGVTSNAGPGVYGWGSGVNISNVRVEGNTVYNLGMAPNSTGAAITANGWNGALIQRNIVHDIGANVTSCGGTSGIMSYTSNNITIRNNEVYKVQPVPAYTAACDWDGIDLDGGTTNSLVEYNYTHDNAGSGLLAYTSTVGSRVWGPNTYRYNISQNDDWALAQGGLMDVVPAAPKNALSIYGNTFFSNKDQSANKKQGASACFNFGYSTGVWAAGSQIKDNICYLANRNSFGKTGQLYYNPYNQTGMTLANNLYYGTNTGGWRWGGTTYATFAAWQAAGVETAAVWGDPLFTSPGGGGTCTWSPPSGTGPQPCPQAYTLKPGSPAIGAGTPVSGNSGVDYYGSPIPNPPNIGADAG
- a CDS encoding carbohydrate ABC transporter permease is translated as MTGLLETTAERRARRNRQPAPNDRPAWMGRQPRWATAARGVLLTAACLAVIVPFVAVVMTSLAPQRDISARGGLVLFTSEPSLAAYRAVLSGGVVTRALTVSVAVTAIGTLLSLACTIMLAYALSRPGSLMHKPILLMTLFTLLFNPGMIPMYLIVKQLGLIDNLAALILPVVVNAFNVIVMRSFFLELPDELTESAKLDGAGELRILTFIVLPLSKAVVAVVGLFYAVAYWNAFFSALLYLPSPEKWPLQLVLRTFVVNQTPLGTDELSASTESLPPQASIQMAILVMSVIPILIIYPFIQKHFSKGLLIGAVKG